The following DNA comes from Ammospiza caudacuta isolate bAmmCau1 chromosome 15, bAmmCau1.pri, whole genome shotgun sequence.
AGAGGTTCTCCTTGCCCCAAGATGGTCCAGCTAATGAAGGAGCCAGCCAAGGCCTGGCCCGAGCAGGAAGCAGAtcctcagccctggcacaggcgAGGAACAGAGCTTCAATCTGACCATgtggctccccagggcagggacccaGCAGAGAACAGCACCTCCCTGATGTGGTTTATTCTGCAGATCAAGGGTTTCCCCATCACACCAGTACAGAGAGAGCACAGAAACACACTGGTGCCAGTGAGAcatggcacagagccctggcacagcagggtcagggTGCCAGGTGATGCCGCTGGTGCTCCCCTGCCCCCTCTTCCCAGCCAGGCTCCAGGCTGTCCAAGGTGGACAATGCCACGGTGCCCCTGccagtccctgctgccctgtgaAGGACAGCACTGTGAGTGAGACCTGCCACACTCCTggcagcctccagcccagctctggggcacagcCACCCCTCACCTCcggctctgcaggagcagctgtgatCCAAAACCTCACCACTCCAAGTGCAGGTACCCATCCCATCCTCCACTCCACGGACCTGATCCCACTTATCCCCTCTCCTGGCGGGGAATGGCTGGATCCAGAGCACCTTCTCATCCCTCAGCACCAGTGAAAACAGCTCCACGTGCTCAGCATCACTGCAGGCCAGTCTGAGCTCTGCACTGGCCACTGGCCACGCTGCTGGCAGAGAGCAGAGTCCCAGCCGGTGCGCGGGGTGGGACAGGAGCGCGGCTCTCAGAGCACGGACAGGTCATGGCAGGACTTGGAGCGGACTTTGAGGGCCActttgctgctgttcctggtCACCAGCCTGTCGAGGAAGTGCCGGGCTCTGCTGGCGAGGCTCTCCTTGTGCTTCTGGCCGGGCGGGGGGTGCAGGTGGGACTTTTTGCCCCCTTGGCGCAGGCGGATCTGCCGCACCACGCCCTCGAAGAGCTCGTCCACGTTGTGCTGCAGAACCGCTGACGTCTCAATGAACTTGCAGTCaaagacagcagcacaggcctgGCCCTCTgaaagggaagggcagagagaggacacagccctgctggcacctCAGGTGCTGTGGGATGGGCACTGCCACATGCACGACAGCAGCTGCACATCCAGGGACAAGGAGACAGATGAAGGGGAAGCAGCTGGGCACGGAGCCCCCTCAGGGGTCTCCACCAGAGCCTTCACCCTTACTCACCTTCCTCAGACACCTCCCGGCAGCGCACCAGGTCGGTTTTGTTGCCCACCAGGATGATGGGGATGTCCTCGGCCTGGCGCGCCCGGCGCAGGTGGATGCGCAGCTCCGAGGCGCTCTCGAAGCTGTCCCGGTCAGTGACAGAGTAAACGATGATGTAGGCGTTCCCTATCTGCAGGCAGTGGCTGCGGCGCTGGCTCTCCTCATCCTGTCACCACACGGGGAACGAGATGTCACCAATCCGTGGCCACGGCCACTtccaggggacagcagagcacCCCGGCATTGATGGGAACTGTCAGTGCATCCCATAGCCCCCACGCTGTGGTGAACAAGTGTGTTACCCTATTAATTAAATGCAGATTAAAAGCTCTTGATTTTGAGGGGAGTGTTTGGGAGTTTTCCTCTCTATCACCAACAAACTGGAGCTGTGGGCTTAGCCTGGTGGGAGGAGGTGAGGCTGAATCCCCTGGGAATGCCCTGGGACAGTGTGGTGGGTGCTgcgccctggcactgctgggcagtgTGGGAATAAGCCATGGTGGAAAAAAAGGGGGCTTGGTTGGGGTGTCACAGTGCTGGGGCACCTCTGGGCATTGCAGGTAagtgccaaacacagctcagtcCATGTGGGTGCTGCACCCCTGTGCACAGCTTGGGCACTGACCCTGTCCTCAGTGCCTGGTGGCACCTACAGGAATGCagggccctggcaggaagggaaggagggaggcagtgacagcagcaacTGGTATTTCTGCCCAGGAGATACCTCATGTTCTGGGCATGAGGAATGCCCTATGCCAGGCACTGTTCTGTCCATTAAAGTGTTCTGGCTGGCAATACTGACTCGTGGATTTACCCAGTTGGATCCTTCAGCCCCATTCCCAAACATTTCCATGCATTTTGAAGTTGGTTATCATATAAGAGCCCACACCAGTGAGAACATGGGGGGCAGCCTCCCATGCCTCAGgagggtgggcacagagctgtgcagagatgTGACCCCAGCCTGTCTTGCCCAGTGTGTACCCTGTGCTCCAAGGTGGTGAGCCCCAGAAATGAACAGGGGGGCACCAAGTTGCCCCTCAAAGCGCTCAGAGGCCCCAAGACAGCATTTGTGCCCATGCAATGTCCCCCgggcacatcccagctctcTCCAACACCCAGCCCTGCCGTACCCGCTGCTCTGACTCCCAGGTGTCCAGCACCAGCAGCGTGGTCTCCTCGCCATCCACGGTCAGCCTGCGCTCGTACGCGACCCCTGCGGGACACCGGGATGGAGAGCTCGGTCAGTGCCACCTTTCCCAGCCGGGTCCCGGGCTCCTCCGCCTCGCACATGGCTTTGTCCCACCACGGGATGCCCCGCAGGTGACCCTGCAGCAGATCCCCCCAGCAGACACCCACCTCCGTGCTGGTCCAGCGGGTCCCTCTCCTGGACGCCGGCGAAGAGGTTGACCAGGCTGGTCTTCCCCACGCCGGggtcccccagcagcaccacccgGTACCGGGGCTCCCTGAGGCGGGGGgagcccgcggggccggggcagccgcTGCCGCGGGGAGCCCTGCCGCCCGGCTCGGAGGCGGTGTGGCCGAGCTGCGGGTGGAAGGGCGAAGCGGCCCCGGAGCCGCCCGGCCGCGGGAGCGGGGTGCTGGCCCTCCGCCGCAGCGGGCTCCTGCTCCCGGGCTGCGTATTCAGGGTCATCACCAGCACCGAGGGCACGGGGCCGCAGggcgggcaggggagggggtGTCGCCCCGAAGGGCACCCGCACCCGGCAGCCCCGAGCGCGCCGCTGCCGCTCCTGGAGCCGCTCCGAGCCGATGGCAACACGGGCACAACTTTCCCGGGACACCCGCCCCGCCGTCCGCCCCGGGCTTTAAGCCCCGGGAGGTGGAGCCCCTCGCCGCTCCGATCCCTCCCCCGCCGGGCACATCCCCGCCCGCGCTGGCCTCGGTCCGGCCCAGCCGCCCTGGCCCGGTCCCCGAGGTCCCCTCGGGGCTTGCGGTGCCGGGGAACGGCGAATTCCCCCGGGAGCCGCGCCTCGGTCATGGGGAGAAGGGTTACATCGGGATGCTGCGGGATGCGCCTCCGCGGGCGGGGGCTGCACCACGCTCCGGGCCCGTGTGGAGCTGCATCAGCCCGGTTCCCGGCCCTGGTCTCACTACCCCAGGCTCAGTTCTGCCAAGAAAGGAGcgagccgagcccggcccggtcctgccctgccctgccctgcccaggggaaGATGTGCTTTTTCAGGACCTAGAAGCCCCggctgtgcagctctgtctcCAAGATGCAGTGGTGGAATACAAG
Coding sequences within:
- the REM1 gene encoding GTP-binding protein REM 1, whose protein sequence is MTLNTQPGSRSPLRRRASTPLPRPGGSGAASPFHPQLGHTASEPGGRAPRGSGCPGPAGSPRLREPRYRVVLLGDPGVGKTSLVNLFAGVQERDPLDQHGGVAYERRLTVDGEETTLLVLDTWESEQRDEESQRRSHCLQIGNAYIIVYSVTDRDSFESASELRIHLRRARQAEDIPIILVGNKTDLVRCREVSEEEGQACAAVFDCKFIETSAVLQHNVDELFEGVVRQIRLRQGGKKSHLHPPPGQKHKESLASRARHFLDRLVTRNSSKVALKVRSKSCHDLSVL